The Poecilia reticulata strain Guanapo linkage group LG13, Guppy_female_1.0+MT, whole genome shotgun sequence genome has a segment encoding these proteins:
- the igsf5b gene encoding immunoglobulin superfamily member 5 isoform X1 translates to MEILPLLVLVLSWWTEAARTQMHLTPASLTVVVGDEARFRCSTSNTAWTLMTWLLGNRPVLTIDKQNGVLPTINANITAAKCSKPKAECWEFILRHTERSHQGQVACDLQLIDRRTAELLVQEKGNVKVFGENRLAFKGELVLFQCQAAGWYPEPTLQWQVHDKKVSRDEYNISTEEKENLFTVSSNLSIQAGRSSVVGCLASVSALRKPLESSVSLTVVAEVLEEEEDCTVLVAVTATLAALLLLVLLSICTVLCYRRSRKAKKTPQDVLRSHQSGFWGSSVAEATGGNVNPGFSSESTTDVDSSEIIVGTRSQMNFDTFRKVPDVVHSSSFSLHTEGRNTEFQEDNAVSNVRRITTV, encoded by the exons atggagATTCTTCCTCTGTTAGTGCTTGTTCTTTCATGGTGGACTGAAG CTGCAAGAACACAGATGCATCTGACTCCTGCAAGCCTGACGGTTGTTGTCGGAGACGAGGCCAGATTTAGGTGCAGCACCTCCAACACTGCTTGGACTCTTATGACGTGGCTGCTAGGAAATAGACCAGTACTAACCATCGACAAGCAGAATGGTGTTTTACCTACAATCAACGCAAACATAACAGCTGCAAAATGCTCCAAACCAAAGGCAGAATGCTGGGAGTTTATCCtgagacacacagagaggagCCACCAAGGACAAGTTGCTTGTGATCTGCAGCTCATTGATAGAAGGACGGCAGAGCTGCTTGTTCAAG aaaAGGGCAATGTGAAGGTCTTTGGAGAGAACCGGTTGGCATTTAAAGGGGAGCTTGTCCTGTTTCAGTGCCAAGCAGCAGGATGGTACCCTGAACCCACTCTGCAATGGCAGGTACATGACAAAAAG GTGAGTCGGGATGAATACAACATCAGCacagaggagaaggagaacCTCTTCACTGTCTCCAGCAACCTTAGCATCCAGGCCGGGAGGAGCTCTGTGGTTGGCTGTCTGGCCTCAGTGTCTGCCCTCAGAAAACCTCTGGAGAGCAGCGTCAGCCTAACAGTGG TCGCTGAGGtgttggaggaagaggaggactgCACAGTCCTGGTGGCAGTGACTGCAACTCTCGCTGCTcttctgctgctggtgctgctctCCATCTGCACTGTCCTCTGCTACAGGCGTAGCAGAAAAGCAA aaaaaactcCACAGGACGTATTAAG GTCCCACCAATCGGGGTTTTGGGGAAGTTCGGTTGCTGAGGCGACAGGCGGGAATGTCAACCCGGGGTTTTCCAGCGAAAGCACAACAG ATGTGGACAGCAGTGAGATTATCGTCGGAACTCGTAGCCAGATGAACTTTGACACCTTCCGCAAG GTCCCTGACGTTGTACACTCCAGCAGCTTCTCTTTGCACACCGAGGGCCGAAACACAGAGTTTCAAGAAGACAACGCAGTTAGCAATGTCAGAAGAATTACCACGgtttaa
- the igsf5b gene encoding immunoglobulin superfamily member 5 isoform X2 has protein sequence MEILPLLVLVLSWWTEAARTQMHLTPASLTVVVGDEARFRCSTSNTAWTLMTWLLGNRPVLTIDKQNGVLPTINANITAAKCSKPKAECWEFILRHTERSHQGQVACDLQLIDRRTAELLVQEKGNVKVFGENRLAFKGELVLFQCQAAGWYPEPTLQWQVHDKKVSRDEYNISTEEKENLFTVSSNLSIQAGRSSVVGCLASVSALRKPLESSVSLTVVAEVLEEEEDCTVLVAVTATLAALLLLVLLSICTVLCYRRSRKAKKTPQDVLRSHQSGFWGSSVAEATGGNVNPGFSSESTTGP, from the exons atggagATTCTTCCTCTGTTAGTGCTTGTTCTTTCATGGTGGACTGAAG CTGCAAGAACACAGATGCATCTGACTCCTGCAAGCCTGACGGTTGTTGTCGGAGACGAGGCCAGATTTAGGTGCAGCACCTCCAACACTGCTTGGACTCTTATGACGTGGCTGCTAGGAAATAGACCAGTACTAACCATCGACAAGCAGAATGGTGTTTTACCTACAATCAACGCAAACATAACAGCTGCAAAATGCTCCAAACCAAAGGCAGAATGCTGGGAGTTTATCCtgagacacacagagaggagCCACCAAGGACAAGTTGCTTGTGATCTGCAGCTCATTGATAGAAGGACGGCAGAGCTGCTTGTTCAAG aaaAGGGCAATGTGAAGGTCTTTGGAGAGAACCGGTTGGCATTTAAAGGGGAGCTTGTCCTGTTTCAGTGCCAAGCAGCAGGATGGTACCCTGAACCCACTCTGCAATGGCAGGTACATGACAAAAAG GTGAGTCGGGATGAATACAACATCAGCacagaggagaaggagaacCTCTTCACTGTCTCCAGCAACCTTAGCATCCAGGCCGGGAGGAGCTCTGTGGTTGGCTGTCTGGCCTCAGTGTCTGCCCTCAGAAAACCTCTGGAGAGCAGCGTCAGCCTAACAGTGG TCGCTGAGGtgttggaggaagaggaggactgCACAGTCCTGGTGGCAGTGACTGCAACTCTCGCTGCTcttctgctgctggtgctgctctCCATCTGCACTGTCCTCTGCTACAGGCGTAGCAGAAAAGCAA aaaaaactcCACAGGACGTATTAAG GTCCCACCAATCGGGGTTTTGGGGAAGTTCGGTTGCTGAGGCGACAGGCGGGAATGTCAACCCGGGGTTTTCCAGCGAAAGCACAACAG GTCCCTGA